One Prodigiosinella aquatilis DNA window includes the following coding sequences:
- the cydD gene encoding thiol reductant ABC exporter subunit CydD, whose product MANPISLQDREQTLELDRWLKKQAKAVKNPLNIAVILGGFNGLFLIAQCWMLARVLNSTAIRHESIVAVWGYLAGMVGLFILRAILNYGNQRFTFEAAARLRTQLRALLFNHISDLGPAWSREQRSGACATELVDGVEALEKYFSLYLPQRQLVIIIPVAILVFVFPFDWVSGLILAITAPLLPVFMIIIGSQTEKLNRSQWRILTRMGAHFFDMIEGLTTLKLFNAAQREAHFIGQIAEDYRLQTMKVLRIAFLSSMVLEFFAAISIAMVAVYVGFRLMYGDIHYLNGIFVLLLAPEFYLPLRSMGTQFHARMDALGAVEPIIELLNTQAPSGHNGEIELCLKQAPQITFSHLHFAYPKRDSVICGVNLNLPAGSHTVLIGASGAGKSTLGQLLLGFLSPTQGEIIIDTKPLAQISPRSWYQHVAWVPQNPTLFHGTIEENIALSPRLQGHDVALHQAVQDAYALDFINRLPHGFQTIIGDRGQGLSGGEIQRIALARAFYKDAPVVLLDEPSASLDPHSERLITEAIARLAVGRTLLTIAHRLTTIEQSDQIVVLDGGEIIEQGSHDALMSLKGAYAKYYHQYRKAGL is encoded by the coding sequence ATGGCCAACCCTATCTCCTTACAAGATAGAGAACAAACTCTTGAATTGGATCGTTGGCTCAAAAAACAGGCTAAAGCGGTTAAAAATCCTCTCAATATTGCCGTCATTCTCGGTGGTTTTAATGGATTATTCTTAATTGCTCAATGCTGGATGTTGGCACGGGTGCTGAATTCTACAGCAATCAGACACGAGTCTATTGTGGCTGTCTGGGGGTATTTGGCAGGGATGGTGGGTTTATTTATTCTGCGAGCTATCCTCAATTACGGTAACCAACGATTCACCTTTGAAGCTGCTGCTCGACTGCGCACCCAGTTGAGAGCACTCCTGTTTAATCATATTAGTGATCTAGGTCCAGCCTGGAGCAGGGAGCAACGCTCTGGTGCTTGTGCAACCGAGTTGGTTGATGGTGTAGAGGCACTTGAAAAATATTTCAGCCTGTATTTGCCGCAAAGGCAACTGGTCATCATTATTCCTGTGGCTATTTTGGTTTTTGTTTTTCCATTTGACTGGGTATCGGGACTGATTCTGGCTATTACAGCTCCGTTGTTACCCGTGTTTATGATTATCATCGGTAGTCAAACAGAAAAGCTTAATCGTAGCCAATGGCGCATCCTGACGAGAATGGGGGCACACTTTTTTGATATGATTGAGGGACTGACGACACTCAAATTATTTAATGCAGCCCAAAGAGAAGCTCATTTTATCGGCCAGATCGCAGAAGATTACCGCCTGCAAACCATGAAAGTATTGCGTATCGCTTTTCTTTCTTCAATGGTGTTGGAGTTCTTTGCGGCCATCAGCATTGCCATGGTAGCCGTATATGTTGGTTTTCGCTTGATGTATGGCGATATTCATTACCTTAATGGCATTTTTGTGCTTTTACTTGCCCCAGAGTTCTACCTTCCTTTGCGCAGCATGGGGACTCAGTTTCATGCTCGGATGGATGCACTGGGTGCCGTCGAACCGATTATTGAACTGCTCAATACCCAGGCGCCCTCTGGGCACAATGGCGAAATTGAACTGTGCCTAAAACAGGCACCACAAATTACCTTTTCTCACCTCCATTTTGCTTACCCCAAGCGTGATTCCGTTATTTGTGGTGTGAACCTTAATCTTCCAGCAGGCAGTCACACGGTGCTTATTGGTGCCAGTGGTGCTGGGAAGTCGACATTGGGGCAATTACTGCTGGGTTTTTTAAGCCCTACGCAAGGTGAAATTATAATTGACACAAAACCCTTAGCACAGATATCCCCTCGTAGTTGGTATCAGCATGTGGCATGGGTGCCCCAGAACCCCACCTTGTTTCATGGCACCATCGAAGAAAATATTGCCTTGTCTCCTCGCTTGCAGGGTCATGATGTGGCACTACACCAAGCGGTACAGGATGCATACGCATTGGATTTTATTAATCGTCTGCCACACGGTTTTCAGACGATTATAGGTGACCGGGGGCAAGGACTTTCTGGTGGCGAAATTCAACGGATTGCCCTGGCGCGTGCTTTCTACAAGGATGCCCCCGTGGTGCTTCTTGATGAACCTTCTGCCAGTTTAGATCCTCACAGTGAACGACTGATTACAGAGGCCATTGCCAGACTGGCTGTTGGCCGAACCCTGCTAACTATCGCACACCGACTGACTACGATTGAGCAAAGTGATCAAATTGTGGTACTTGATGGTGGAGAAATCATCGAGCAAGGGTCACATGACGCGTTGATGTCTTTAAAAGGGGCTTACGCTAAATACTATCATCAGTATCGCAAGGCTGGGTTATGA